The Pyrus communis chromosome 9, drPyrComm1.1, whole genome shotgun sequence genome has a segment encoding these proteins:
- the LOC137745709 gene encoding serine/threonine-protein kinase Nek6, with the protein MEIDDAETKSKMEDYEVIEQIGRGAFGAAFLVLHKTQKKKYVLKKIRLTKQAEKFKRTAHQEMNLIAKLNHPYIVDYKDAWVDKGDCICIVTGYCEGGDMADMVKKARGQFFPEEKLCKWLTQLLLAVDYLHSNRVLHRDLKCSNVFLTKDNDIRLGDFGLAKLLNTEDLTSSVVGTPNYMCPELLADIPYGYKSDIWSLGCCMFEIAAHQPAFRAPDMAGLINKINRSTISPLPIVYSSTLKQIIKSMLRKSPEHRPTAAELLRHPHLQPYVLQCRNASSVFLPVCPQTNLKDKTPRKSPPSKRSSGKDNREREAGKMNHVEKVQPFGSSADLTHRYVTNIDNPVFTASAEELETKRVDPTSCSLEVSNATDGSKDGPTDSEASVCDKQADTTSIAQKENTESDIEVTSESASNSQHEEVEEPTASNFKQLKEVDFKTPNSEDGMAYENQQVLEGAKAEREGANEENCRVLAVPSVSGIQKVGSIDDTEVEPSCCLEKERSNVYTEVGNVEYLLSENNNESSIQKAKHEVVGKADNNNCSAQIEKGEARVINQAASDVAAVGSDDSKSDWENPSQQRADALESLLELCARLLKQDKLDELAGVLRPFGEDAVSSRETAIWLTKSLMSAQKSNGES; encoded by the exons ATGAATTTAATTGCAAAGTTGAATCATCCATATATTGTGGATTATAAAGATGCTTGGGTGGACAAG GGAGACTGCATATGCATTGTAACGGGCTATTGTGAAGGAGGTGACAT GGCTGATATGGTAAAGAAGGCCAGAGGACAATTTTTTCCAGAGGAG AAGCTCTGCAAATGGCTGACTCAGTTGTTGCTAGCTGTGGACTATTTGCACTCCAATCGTGTACTTCATAGGGATCTTAAG TGCTCAAATGTATTCCTTACAAAGGACAATGACATCCGACTCG GTGACTTTGGGCTTGCAAAACTACTCAACACAGAAGATCTTACTTCTTCG GTTGTCGGAACTCCAAACTACATGTGTCCTGAGCTCCTCGCAGATATACCTTATGGCTATAAATCTGACATATGGTCGCTTG GTTGCTGTATGTTTGAGATTGCCGCACATCAACCTGCATTTAGAGCACCT GACATGGCTGGGCTTATCAACAAAATTAACAGATCCACCATTTCTCCTCTTCCAATTGTGTATTCTTCCACACT GAAACAAATAATCAAGAGCATGCTCAGGAAAAGTCCAGAACACAGACCAACA GCAGCCGAGTTATTAAGGCATCCACACTTACAACCATACGTCCTTCAATGCCGCAATGCATCATCAGTTTTTCTTCCTGTATGTCCACAAACCAACTTAAAAGATAAAACTCCAAGAAAATCACCACCTAGCAAGCGCAGCAGTGGCAAAgacaacagagagagagaggctggaAAAATGAACCACGTGGAAAAGGTCCAACCATTTGGGAGCAGTGCTGATCTGACGCATAGATATGTAACAAACATTGATAACCCTGTATTCACAGCTAGTGCAGAAGAGCTTGAAACCAAGAGAGTTGATCCTACTAGCTGTTCTTTGGAAGTATCCAATGCCACTGATGGTTCAAAAGATGGGCCGACTGATTCAGAAGCATCTGTTTGTGATAAGCAAGCTGACACTACCAGTATAGCACAAAAGGAAAATACTGAATCTGACATTGAGGTTACATCAGAGAGCGCATCAAATTCTCAGCATGaagaagtagaagaaccaactgcgTCAAATTTCAAACAATTGAAAGAGGTTGATTTCAAGACTCCGAACAGTGAGGACGGAATGGCATATGAAAATCAACAAGTTCTTGAAGGAGCTAAAGCAGAAAGAGAGGGGGCTAATGAAGAAAATTGCAGGGTATTGGCGGTGCCCAGTGTAAGCGGTATCCAAAAAGTTGGGTCGATTGATGATACTGAAGTGGAACCCAGTTGCTGTTTAGAGAAGGAAAGGTCCAATGTGTATACTGAAGTTGGTAATGTGGAATACTTGTTATCTGAAAACAACAATGAAAGCTCCATACAGAAAGCAAAACATGAAGTGGTGGGAAAGGCAGACAATAACAATTGCTCTGCGCAGATAGAAAAAGGTGAGGCTCGTGTGATTAATCAAGCAGCAAGTGATGTAGCGGCAGTAGGCAGTGATGATTCTAAGAGTGACTGGGAAAATCCAAGTCAGCAAAGAGCTGATGCCCTTGAGTCTCTGCTTGAGCTATGCGCACGCTTACTAAAGCAGGACAAACTTGATGAGCTTGCCGGCGTGCTAAGACCATTTGGAGAAGACGCTGTCTCTTCTAGAGAAACAGCTATCTGGTTGACAAAGAGTCTCATGTCTGCACAGAAATCTAATGGAGAGTCCTAA
- the LOC137744506 gene encoding uncharacterized protein produces the protein MKKISLAIIVLAALLSVVLAVDPVPATPKDPAAAATKDPAAAAPKESAAAAPKASATAPVGSATSPVGSAATTTSTASSPDSAHAPAPSGTASTMPVVGSLAGAFLVTFFGYYLQ, from the coding sequence ATGAAGAAGATCTCCCTCGCCATCATTGTCCTTGCTGCCTTATTGAGCGTTGTCTTGGCTGTTGACCCAGTCCCCGCTACTCCCAAGGACCCAGCTGCCGCTGCTACTAAGGACCCAGCTGCCGCTGCTCCTAAGGAATCAGCTGCAGCTGCTCCTAAGGCCTCAGCTACTGCCCCCGTAGGCTCAGCTACCTCCCCCGTAGGCTCAGCTGCTACCACCACAAGCACAGCATCCTCCCCTGACTCAGCTCATGCTCCTGCTCCATCAGGCACCGCCAGCACCATGCCCGTTGTCGGCTCTCTGGCCGGTGCCTTCCTCGTGACCTTCTTTGGCTATTACCTGCAGTAA